In Thalassoglobus sp. JC818, a single window of DNA contains:
- a CDS encoding SMP-30/gluconolactonase/LRE family protein yields the protein MKSVLSAIPLCLIFSAICQAQSPVDRSVPLAEVTTDFELCDGPAWDGQSTLFVPDVKGEILKRWSPKQSRLSDSGLATGRFSASYFNNGELFLSDNGNAKIIAFNGKEERTVAVLDSSDKPVRRPNDLVVDHFGGCYVTLTRQGQVVYIAPDGTEHVAVENIETPNGLILSPDEKTLYVSAYKPKVIWAYPITKPGATGQGKEFARMDAGPELGADGLTVDRAGNIYCAGPTSVWIWSPSGEKLDEIVTPTRPINCGFGDTDMRSLYITCFGGLYQQRMTVSGRSPNPPSDPKKQPPSKNRPSTAIPNNVESNLDVVYSEDGTRKLLMDVFRPKTADGPLPAIVVVHGGGWLKGDKSKFRALAVRLATLGYVTAAIEYRLGDEAHFPAAIYDCFAAVRFLRANAKQFGIDPERIGAVGGSAGGHLVGLMATGSQNPQLTEKGGWEDQSSSIQAAIVMAGPMEMTTGSVADRSRNQPAVSNSNAWLGKTIDEDLNLYKLADAHLQITSQSAPILFMVGEHDHPERNAPSRDKLTEHGVWTDVKVYSDGKHGCWNQLPWFDEMAKDMDEFFQAQLSKD from the coding sequence ATGAAGTCCGTATTGAGTGCGATTCCGCTCTGTTTGATTTTCAGCGCGATCTGTCAGGCCCAATCACCGGTCGACCGGTCCGTTCCACTAGCAGAGGTAACCACCGATTTCGAGCTTTGTGACGGCCCCGCCTGGGACGGTCAAAGCACTCTGTTCGTTCCGGACGTCAAAGGAGAAATACTCAAACGTTGGTCTCCCAAACAGTCCCGTCTCTCCGATTCTGGACTGGCGACCGGGCGATTCAGCGCCAGCTATTTCAATAACGGAGAATTGTTCCTCTCGGACAATGGGAATGCCAAAATCATCGCGTTCAACGGGAAGGAAGAACGGACCGTTGCCGTACTCGATTCTTCAGACAAACCCGTCCGACGACCCAACGACCTCGTCGTCGATCATTTCGGCGGATGTTATGTCACTCTGACTCGACAAGGCCAGGTTGTTTACATCGCTCCGGATGGAACCGAACACGTCGCTGTCGAGAATATTGAAACCCCGAACGGTCTCATTCTCTCGCCCGATGAGAAGACGCTTTACGTCTCTGCATACAAACCCAAAGTGATCTGGGCCTATCCCATCACAAAACCCGGAGCGACAGGCCAGGGGAAAGAGTTCGCGAGGATGGACGCCGGTCCGGAACTCGGAGCTGACGGATTGACAGTTGACCGCGCAGGGAACATTTACTGCGCGGGACCAACTTCGGTCTGGATCTGGAGTCCCAGCGGTGAAAAGCTCGACGAGATCGTCACTCCTACTCGACCGATCAATTGCGGGTTTGGCGATACAGACATGCGATCGCTTTACATCACCTGTTTCGGCGGCCTTTACCAGCAACGCATGACTGTCAGCGGACGGTCTCCTAATCCGCCTTCCGACCCAAAGAAACAACCACCATCCAAGAATCGACCATCAACCGCGATTCCCAATAACGTCGAATCAAACTTGGACGTCGTCTATAGCGAGGATGGAACTCGCAAGCTGCTGATGGATGTGTTTCGCCCGAAGACGGCTGATGGACCGCTCCCTGCAATTGTTGTGGTTCATGGTGGGGGATGGCTCAAGGGAGACAAGTCAAAATTCCGTGCTCTCGCCGTTCGACTGGCAACTCTCGGATACGTCACGGCTGCCATTGAATATCGTCTTGGCGACGAAGCCCATTTTCCGGCAGCGATTTATGACTGCTTTGCTGCGGTCAGATTTTTGCGAGCAAATGCCAAGCAATTCGGAATCGATCCCGAGCGGATCGGCGCTGTCGGTGGTTCTGCCGGAGGGCATCTCGTCGGTCTGATGGCCACCGGATCACAAAATCCACAACTGACCGAAAAAGGTGGGTGGGAAGACCAGTCGTCTTCGATTCAGGCGGCAATCGTCATGGCTGGCCCGATGGAAATGACGACAGGCAGTGTGGCTGACAGATCGAGAAATCAGCCCGCAGTCTCCAACAGCAATGCGTGGCTCGGAAAGACAATTGATGAAGACCTGAATCTGTACAAGCTGGCTGACGCTCATTTGCAGATTACCTCACAGAGTGCACCCATCCTGTTCATGGTTGGCGAACATGATCATCCGGAACGCAATGCACCGTCTCGAGACAAATTAACGGAACACGGAGTGTGGACCGACGTGAAAGTCTACAGCGATGGAAAGCATGGCTGCTGGAATCAACTTCCATGGTTCGATGAAATGGCGAAGGACATGGACGAGTTTTTCCAGGCTCAACTTTCAAAAGACTAA
- a CDS encoding HAD-IIB family hydrolase, whose translation MKSLQNLIVFTDLDGCLLNKSDYSYQDALPALKRLKELHVPLVLCSSKTQSEMRPLAIELELETPITCENGGVVCWNDDEKTVLGADRAEILDVLTSLKSKYTFESFRDLGLSGVMKATDLPEEKAKRALNRFATEPLLWKDSMEKIEAFRNELEGRGLTLTQGGRFWHVAGQTTKGLAMDKVVQRLTPPSSGEWITVAIGDSPIDESMLERAAYPRVIPWPSGEIGIPLSTPRYVVAPLPGAAGWRATVESLLDELSESGHDGSSVRS comes from the coding sequence ATGAAGTCTCTTCAGAATCTGATCGTGTTCACAGACCTTGATGGCTGTCTGCTCAATAAATCCGATTACAGCTATCAGGATGCCCTGCCCGCTTTGAAACGACTGAAGGAACTGCACGTTCCTCTCGTTCTCTGTTCGAGCAAGACGCAATCGGAAATGAGACCGCTCGCCATCGAACTTGAACTGGAAACTCCCATCACTTGTGAGAACGGCGGAGTCGTCTGCTGGAATGATGATGAGAAAACCGTCCTGGGAGCGGACCGCGCGGAAATTCTCGATGTTCTCACTTCTCTGAAGTCCAAGTACACATTCGAGTCGTTTCGTGATCTTGGGTTGTCGGGAGTGATGAAGGCGACGGATCTTCCTGAAGAAAAAGCGAAGCGGGCACTCAACCGATTCGCGACAGAACCATTGCTGTGGAAGGACTCGATGGAAAAAATCGAGGCATTTCGAAATGAGTTGGAAGGTCGCGGTCTGACGCTCACGCAGGGAGGTCGATTCTGGCATGTGGCTGGTCAGACGACGAAGGGGCTGGCCATGGATAAAGTAGTTCAGCGGTTGACTCCTCCTTCTTCTGGGGAGTGGATCACGGTGGCCATCGGTGACAGTCCCATTGACGAATCCATGCTTGAACGAGCGGCTTATCCACGAGTCATCCCCTGGCCAAGTGGAGAAATCGGGATTCCCCTATCGACCCCTCGATATGTGGTAGCGCCGCTGCCGGGAGCTGCCGGTTGGAGAGCGACAGTCGAGTCTCTTCTGGACGAATTGTCGGAATCTGGCCATGATGGGAGCAGCGTTCGTTCTTAG
- a CDS encoding TlpA disulfide reductase family protein, with protein MTSNRLPASQEQRQIRRRGRYHPLLTIVTAAFLLALSLVLNSFAEDQLTTRLYWQEGDSLNGTLVSADEETLTWRSPLFVDPLQIERSALSAIQFPKVDALPLSHDTFRISLRNGDVLFGNLIGATETSLLFESDRFSPFSVLRDHVEHVKRVDTPDLIYQGPRGVKGWSTPRSQEDSFGWTEQPNGELITDSGNRGVYRSLDFADRVEVEFVIESQSKRPSFTFALGESREMSLRVESWEEILVLLSGFQFKELATLEEDQKRVHLHMFVDQKNHTVQVFSHSGVKLGELKGDPEKAEPEYEPKGLQVWNRDGDLTLKYVRVDRWNGSLPKPLKTGTSRIHLTDGTILYGEVPQIQSGEIASLPGEDDQEPVEFSIDQIETIVVNDDPEASPLREVDQVSWQTGAVVSGKVTGVENEQIKVAVEWSEAPVVASLTGLQRIQLISDPQSLETPDKLVYPGGTLNGKLVISNDTSPPVSWIPTGGRQPSALAIAGNARFIRGDKPAESSKFDEGYPDFLYLRNGDVVPCILHAVRDDSIDLEVPFSNITEISTDVVKAVELSVPERVFQRGFEDDGWKRMLGGTRNEGDRLIMKTTASYGHPDILTGDEVRFRLDWGAQQHSDLQLQLYGERLGNPRDATNLKIMLNGTKLWVEDFDPMIDAGNGMQIRQLRMNAGGEGRQTFIDSEKGSVEVSLSVRDGEIHVIVDGQLLKSVPIDQRKRIGKSLTFKANINSITRNTAYGSNPLTRGIMISEFEVRNLDGTSVKQFIVEETRNRTLLIPRFRRERPSNHVLMARNGDLLRGNLKHIDEETVQFESQLEEFPFSRELIAAVIWLHPPSHTEMDEPEAEQETESDNRLREGMQLTFEDHLRFSMSPTDVQGDQLIGSAPHFGECRIPIQAIDEVLLGELTQEQGPIAYSQWVPTFAKEPDWDIPESGSNVEGSKLIGTESVPFELAGIDGNTFRIRDHIDKVVVLDFWATWCGPCVEALPDYIAATAEFDPEDVLFVAVNLQETPQEVRAFLALNGWTPQVAMDSAGSVASEFAVSGIPHTVILSPGNVIESVHVGYRENGGIEMRTTIQQILDGTWERPTPDADDESKETPEE; from the coding sequence ATGACTTCGAACCGCTTACCAGCTTCTCAGGAACAGCGGCAAATCCGACGCCGAGGACGATACCATCCGCTACTCACGATTGTGACAGCGGCTTTTCTGCTCGCTCTGAGTCTTGTCCTCAATTCGTTCGCAGAGGATCAGTTAACCACGCGGTTGTATTGGCAAGAAGGAGATTCGTTAAACGGAACGCTTGTTTCCGCCGACGAAGAAACGCTCACCTGGCGATCTCCATTGTTTGTTGATCCGCTTCAAATCGAGCGGTCAGCCCTCTCCGCGATCCAATTTCCCAAAGTCGATGCACTTCCCCTGAGTCACGATACCTTTCGGATCTCGCTCCGCAACGGAGACGTTCTGTTTGGAAATCTGATCGGTGCGACGGAAACTTCTCTCCTATTCGAAAGCGATCGTTTTTCCCCGTTTTCGGTCCTTCGCGATCACGTTGAACACGTCAAACGCGTCGACACCCCGGATTTGATTTACCAGGGACCACGCGGAGTGAAAGGTTGGTCAACACCACGTTCTCAAGAAGACTCCTTTGGTTGGACGGAACAGCCCAACGGGGAACTGATCACCGATTCGGGAAATCGTGGCGTTTATCGCAGTCTCGATTTCGCTGATCGGGTTGAAGTTGAGTTTGTCATTGAATCACAGTCAAAACGACCGTCATTCACTTTCGCACTCGGCGAGAGTCGAGAAATGAGCTTACGCGTTGAAAGCTGGGAAGAAATTCTCGTTCTGCTTTCCGGATTTCAGTTCAAAGAACTGGCAACCCTCGAAGAAGATCAAAAGCGCGTTCATCTTCACATGTTCGTCGATCAGAAAAACCACACCGTCCAAGTCTTTTCGCATTCAGGTGTCAAACTTGGGGAACTCAAAGGAGATCCAGAAAAAGCAGAGCCTGAATACGAACCGAAGGGACTCCAGGTTTGGAACCGAGACGGCGACCTCACTCTCAAATACGTTCGAGTCGACCGCTGGAATGGAAGTCTACCGAAACCATTGAAGACCGGGACGAGCCGCATCCACTTGACCGACGGGACCATTCTCTACGGCGAAGTGCCCCAGATTCAATCCGGCGAAATTGCCAGCCTTCCGGGAGAAGACGATCAGGAGCCAGTCGAGTTCTCCATCGACCAGATTGAAACGATCGTCGTCAATGATGATCCGGAAGCGTCTCCGCTTCGTGAAGTCGATCAGGTGAGTTGGCAAACTGGAGCAGTTGTCTCAGGCAAAGTTACAGGTGTCGAGAACGAGCAAATCAAAGTTGCTGTCGAATGGTCCGAAGCTCCTGTTGTCGCTTCTCTAACAGGACTTCAACGAATCCAACTCATCAGCGACCCGCAGTCTCTCGAAACTCCCGACAAGCTTGTCTACCCAGGCGGAACGCTGAACGGAAAACTCGTTATCTCCAACGATACGTCTCCGCCGGTCTCGTGGATTCCAACAGGCGGGCGCCAGCCGAGCGCTCTGGCAATTGCAGGCAATGCTCGTTTCATTCGAGGAGACAAGCCAGCTGAAAGCAGCAAATTCGATGAGGGCTATCCCGACTTCCTTTATCTTCGCAACGGAGATGTCGTTCCCTGCATTCTGCACGCGGTTCGAGACGACAGCATTGATTTGGAAGTGCCGTTTTCGAACATCACCGAGATCTCAACGGACGTTGTCAAAGCGGTCGAACTGTCCGTGCCCGAGCGAGTTTTTCAACGTGGATTCGAAGATGATGGTTGGAAACGAATGCTTGGCGGGACGAGAAACGAAGGAGACCGGCTGATCATGAAAACAACAGCGTCTTACGGTCATCCAGATATCCTGACCGGGGATGAAGTTCGTTTTCGACTCGATTGGGGAGCTCAGCAACACTCTGACCTGCAGCTTCAGTTGTACGGTGAACGTTTGGGAAATCCACGCGATGCCACGAATCTGAAGATCATGCTCAATGGAACAAAACTCTGGGTCGAAGACTTCGATCCCATGATCGATGCTGGCAACGGTATGCAGATTCGGCAACTTCGAATGAATGCTGGCGGCGAAGGACGACAAACGTTCATTGATTCAGAAAAGGGATCTGTGGAAGTCTCTCTATCAGTTCGCGATGGAGAAATTCATGTCATTGTCGATGGACAACTTCTTAAGTCCGTTCCCATCGACCAACGCAAGCGAATCGGCAAGAGTCTGACTTTCAAAGCCAACATTAATTCAATCACAAGAAACACAGCATACGGATCGAACCCGCTGACTCGCGGCATCATGATCTCCGAATTCGAAGTCAGAAATCTCGATGGAACGTCCGTCAAACAATTTATTGTCGAAGAGACGCGAAATCGGACGCTCCTCATTCCTCGCTTTCGCAGAGAACGTCCGTCGAATCACGTCCTCATGGCACGAAACGGAGATCTACTCAGGGGCAACCTGAAACACATCGACGAAGAAACGGTTCAATTCGAATCTCAACTCGAAGAGTTTCCTTTTTCACGTGAGTTGATCGCGGCGGTCATCTGGCTCCATCCCCCATCGCACACTGAGATGGACGAACCAGAAGCTGAGCAGGAAACTGAGAGCGACAACAGACTGCGTGAAGGAATGCAATTGACCTTTGAGGACCATTTGAGATTCAGCATGTCGCCGACCGACGTGCAAGGTGATCAGTTGATCGGAAGTGCTCCACATTTCGGTGAGTGTCGCATTCCGATCCAGGCGATTGACGAAGTCCTGCTCGGTGAACTCACGCAAGAACAAGGACCGATCGCTTATTCGCAATGGGTTCCGACGTTCGCCAAAGAACCGGATTGGGACATTCCGGAATCAGGAAGCAACGTGGAAGGTTCCAAACTGATCGGCACAGAATCGGTCCCGTTTGAACTGGCTGGCATCGATGGAAACACATTTCGGATTCGTGACCACATCGATAAGGTCGTCGTCCTCGACTTCTGGGCGACGTGGTGCGGACCATGTGTTGAGGCACTCCCTGATTACATCGCTGCGACTGCGGAATTCGATCCGGAGGACGTTTTATTCGTCGCAGTGAACCTGCAGGAGACGCCACAAGAGGTCCGGGCCTTTCTTGCACTCAACGGATGGACTCCTCAAGTGGCCATGGACAGTGCAGGCAGCGTCGCTTCCGAGTTCGCCGTCTCAGGCATTCCTCATACCGTCATTCTCAGCCCCGGAAACGTCATCGAATCTGTTCACGTTGGATATCGCGAGAACGGCGGAATCGAAATGCGAACGACCATCCAACAGATTCTCGACGGAACCTGGGAACGTCCGACACCAGACGCCGACGACGAAAGCAAAGAAACACCCGAGGAATAA
- a CDS encoding CvpA family protein produces MIPLALLLIIVIVTVCVASDGPVSAGMTFLSVLLSGLIAMNFFEPLANFLGANVFASYEWQNRWDIIALLGIFAASVTGLRFLGEWLFPTYAQVSDLFYEPARWTFGFATGYLTMAILLTSLHVAPLPRSFMGFQPEANNLFGIAAPDRQWLAFTQYVSEHSLSRRNADGTVPIFDGAMYPAIPSDLSTNRVWSSFPIRYAARREMYTTGKNRIELPGLQSNERGGAAPAGGPGNSF; encoded by the coding sequence ATGATACCACTCGCTCTGTTGCTCATCATCGTGATCGTTACCGTTTGCGTGGCCAGCGACGGACCAGTCAGTGCGGGCATGACTTTTCTCAGCGTGTTACTGTCGGGCCTGATCGCGATGAACTTTTTCGAGCCACTCGCAAACTTCCTCGGGGCAAACGTGTTTGCTTCCTACGAGTGGCAGAACCGCTGGGACATCATTGCTTTACTTGGGATTTTCGCTGCTTCGGTTACCGGCTTGCGATTCCTGGGAGAATGGTTATTCCCCACCTACGCGCAAGTCAGCGACCTTTTCTATGAGCCCGCTCGTTGGACGTTTGGATTTGCAACCGGCTACCTGACGATGGCGATTCTGCTGACGTCGCTGCATGTCGCCCCGCTTCCACGATCGTTCATGGGATTCCAGCCCGAAGCGAACAACCTCTTTGGAATCGCAGCCCCTGACCGTCAATGGTTGGCCTTCACTCAGTACGTCTCTGAACACTCACTCTCACGCCGTAACGCGGACGGAACTGTTCCAATTTTCGATGGTGCGATGTATCCAGCGATCCCCTCGGACCTCTCCACGAATCGTGTCTGGTCATCTTTCCCGATCCGCTACGCTGCGCGTCGAGAAATGTACACAACAGGCAAGAATCGAATCGAACTCCCCGGTTTGCAATCGAACGAACGAGGAGGAGCCGCACCAGCAGGTGGACCTGGCAATTCTTTTTAG
- a CDS encoding glycosyl transferase, giving the protein MADFVQNGVIGTLHNLRSRTTEDLESDLHEWSSQTPMALVLPSLYSELEGPALERIIDELTQATYVNEIIIGLDRANESQFEHAKKFFSRLPQRHVILWNDGPRLREVDRRLSEQDLAPTEPGKGRNVWYCMGYFLASGKSEAVALHDCDIVTYERDMLARLFYPVVHPQFNYVFCKGYYYRAAQGRLNGRVVRLLVAPLIRAMQITLGDNDYLDFMGSFRYPLAGEFSMKAEVVPSLRIPSDWGLEIGTLSEMYRNYSHHRICQVDIADAYDHKHQDLSPQDAAKGLNRMCIDICKALIRKLAVNGVVFSPELLRTLKACYYRTALDLVDHYYNDAVMSGLTLDRHREEATVELFGQGLMQAGEAFLNKPHDAPFIASWSRAISAMPDVFEMILDAVKSDQETA; this is encoded by the coding sequence ATGGCGGATTTTGTCCAGAATGGAGTCATTGGAACTCTTCATAACCTGCGGTCGCGGACCACTGAAGACCTTGAATCTGATCTCCACGAATGGTCATCTCAGACACCGATGGCTCTCGTTCTGCCAAGTCTGTACTCCGAACTCGAAGGTCCTGCGCTTGAGCGAATCATCGATGAACTGACTCAAGCGACGTACGTGAACGAAATTATCATCGGGCTGGATCGCGCGAATGAATCCCAATTCGAACACGCGAAGAAGTTCTTCTCCCGCCTTCCGCAACGTCATGTGATTCTCTGGAACGATGGGCCTCGATTGCGGGAAGTCGATCGCCGCCTCTCGGAACAGGACCTGGCCCCGACGGAGCCCGGGAAGGGACGCAACGTCTGGTATTGCATGGGCTATTTCCTCGCGTCTGGCAAGTCAGAAGCTGTCGCTTTGCATGATTGCGACATCGTCACCTACGAACGCGACATGCTCGCCAGACTCTTCTATCCGGTCGTTCATCCGCAGTTCAATTATGTCTTCTGCAAGGGATACTACTACCGAGCTGCACAGGGCCGATTGAACGGCCGCGTGGTTCGACTGCTCGTGGCTCCGTTGATTCGCGCGATGCAAATTACTCTCGGCGACAACGACTATCTCGATTTCATGGGAAGCTTCCGGTATCCGCTTGCAGGTGAGTTTTCGATGAAAGCGGAAGTGGTTCCGTCTTTGAGAATTCCTTCCGACTGGGGGTTGGAGATTGGAACACTTTCCGAGATGTATCGGAATTATTCCCATCACCGAATCTGTCAGGTCGACATCGCGGATGCTTACGATCACAAACATCAGGATCTCTCCCCGCAAGATGCTGCCAAGGGGCTGAATCGAATGTGCATCGACATTTGCAAAGCACTGATTCGCAAGTTGGCGGTGAACGGAGTCGTTTTCTCTCCGGAACTCTTGCGAACACTGAAAGCTTGTTATTACCGCACCGCTCTTGATCTAGTGGATCATTACTACAACGATGCTGTGATGAGCGGGCTGACGCTGGATCGTCACAGAGAAGAGGCGACGGTCGAACTCTTTGGGCAAGGTTTAATGCAAGCGGGCGAGGCATTCTTGAACAAACCGCATGACGCGCCGTTCATCGCAAGTTGGTCTCGAGCGATCAGCGCCATGCCGGATGTATTTGAAATGATTCTGGATGCCGTCAAAAGCGATCAGGAAACTGCATAG
- a CDS encoding cytochrome P450 — protein MDSQRLDLISPQFKNAPHETYRRMREQGDVIRARIPILGKVWVCTTHQACSEMLKDQELFVREPGRAGKRSVVWFLNFLPRRVQELSDNMMSYDGEDHRRLRGLVDKAFQRQSVSKLQPRLTEIASGFVQDLPQHADSSGVVDLIPHLTRPFPLEVISELLGLPEEDRPQFANWGTRLATIRSLPTMLAAGRGIWKLRNYLVEQIDECRANPRPGLLSDLVHVEQDGHRLSSRELIAMAFLLLVAGHETTVHLITGAIFALLNEPEQKAQLLSDWDLATSAVDETLRYVSPIEMSKGRFATRDVEWHGQQLKRGQMIMAMIGSANHDPARFPDPETFDITRSPNLHLSFGSGIHTCLGMQLARAEAATALQRLFTAYPNLQLADPSEPAPWTKRLGIRTLSSLKVRLTD, from the coding sequence GTGGATTCTCAGCGACTCGATTTGATCAGTCCACAGTTCAAGAACGCTCCGCACGAAACCTATCGGCGGATGCGGGAACAGGGTGATGTCATCCGGGCGAGAATTCCTATTCTCGGCAAGGTCTGGGTATGTACGACGCATCAGGCCTGCTCCGAAATGCTTAAGGATCAGGAACTGTTCGTTCGTGAACCGGGACGGGCGGGCAAGCGCAGCGTCGTGTGGTTCTTGAATTTTCTGCCCCGTAGAGTGCAAGAACTCAGCGACAACATGATGAGCTACGACGGAGAAGATCACCGTCGTCTGCGGGGTCTTGTCGACAAAGCCTTCCAGCGACAAAGCGTCTCGAAGCTGCAACCACGATTGACGGAAATTGCCAGCGGTTTCGTTCAAGATCTTCCGCAGCACGCTGACTCGTCCGGAGTGGTCGACCTCATCCCCCACTTGACGCGTCCGTTCCCGCTGGAGGTGATTTCGGAACTCCTCGGCCTGCCGGAAGAAGATCGACCTCAGTTCGCTAACTGGGGAACGAGGCTGGCGACAATCCGATCACTACCTACGATGTTGGCTGCAGGGCGCGGAATCTGGAAGCTGCGAAATTATCTTGTCGAGCAAATTGACGAGTGTCGTGCGAATCCCCGACCGGGACTTCTTTCTGATCTCGTTCATGTTGAACAGGATGGCCATAGGTTGAGTTCGCGTGAATTGATTGCGATGGCTTTCCTTCTTTTGGTCGCTGGGCATGAGACAACGGTGCACCTCATCACCGGAGCGATCTTCGCGTTGTTGAACGAACCTGAGCAAAAGGCGCAATTGTTGAGTGACTGGGATCTCGCAACAAGTGCTGTCGACGAAACTCTTCGCTACGTTTCTCCGATCGAAATGAGTAAGGGGCGTTTTGCTACTCGGGATGTCGAGTGGCACGGACAGCAGCTCAAACGAGGCCAAATGATCATGGCAATGATCGGTTCAGCGAATCATGATCCAGCCCGGTTTCCCGATCCGGAAACCTTCGACATCACTCGATCTCCGAATTTACACTTGTCGTTCGGCTCGGGGATTCACACTTGTCTCGGGATGCAGTTGGCACGCGCCGAAGCTGCCACCGCACTACAGCGGTTGTTCACGGCATACCCAAACTTGCAGCTTGCGGATCCCTCGGAACCTGCTCCGTGGACGAAAAGACTGGGAATCCGCACGCTTTCATCTCTCAAGGTTCGATTGACCGACTAA
- a CDS encoding Dabb family protein — MIVHNVYFTLNDPSESAVDHMVQECNKYLKNHPGVTFFAAGKCEDELARPVNDRMYHVALHVVFDTRQAHDDYQVAEAHLRFIDDNKASWKQVRVFDSNC; from the coding sequence ATGATCGTTCACAACGTTTACTTTACGCTTAATGATCCAAGTGAGAGTGCCGTGGACCACATGGTTCAGGAGTGCAACAAGTACTTGAAGAATCATCCTGGTGTGACCTTCTTCGCTGCGGGCAAGTGTGAAGATGAACTCGCCCGACCTGTCAATGACCGGATGTATCACGTCGCTCTGCACGTGGTCTTCGATACTCGGCAGGCTCACGACGACTATCAGGTTGCCGAAGCTCATCTCCGCTTCATTGACGACAACAAAGCGAGTTGGAAGCAAGTTCGCGTCTTTGATTCCAACTGCTGA
- a CDS encoding prenyltransferase/squalene oxidase repeat-containing protein — MSFSICSAQESELRYGDAVPPEVEEIYERGLQWLVRNQQPDGSWGGSSIGHGGVGNSGITGMCIMAFLASGEDPNFGKYRENIRSAVRHLIRGQDEKTGYLPGSMYHHGFAMLGLAEVYGVLDDELLWAGEPDANDQRTIGEALELAVGCAATSQKSNPWGAWRYSPQSTDADTSVSGAVLMGLLAARNAGINVPNEVIDKGLDYFEKMTTRQGSVGYSGIGGGGSRNLQAISGLVMAIGHRKDLAQYRGVMMQLTSSLETFENGYPFYFRYYMAQSLFQGDFEAWQKWNNITVKQLSALQRDDGSFQSSHGEAYGTAMSMLAMALNYRFLPIYER; from the coding sequence TTGAGTTTCTCGATCTGTTCAGCACAGGAATCGGAACTGCGTTACGGCGATGCTGTTCCTCCGGAAGTTGAGGAAATCTACGAACGCGGACTTCAATGGCTGGTCAGAAACCAGCAACCCGATGGAAGTTGGGGCGGCTCTTCGATTGGTCATGGAGGAGTTGGAAACTCCGGAATCACTGGGATGTGCATCATGGCATTCCTGGCCAGCGGAGAAGATCCAAACTTCGGTAAGTATCGAGAAAACATCCGAAGTGCTGTCCGACATCTCATTCGCGGGCAGGACGAAAAAACCGGATACCTTCCGGGCAGCATGTATCACCACGGCTTCGCAATGCTCGGACTTGCAGAAGTGTACGGAGTTCTCGACGACGAACTTCTCTGGGCTGGAGAACCGGATGCCAACGACCAACGCACAATTGGCGAAGCACTCGAACTCGCCGTCGGCTGTGCTGCGACATCTCAAAAGAGCAATCCCTGGGGAGCGTGGCGGTACTCGCCACAATCGACCGATGCGGACACATCAGTTTCCGGTGCAGTCCTGATGGGATTACTGGCAGCGCGGAACGCTGGCATCAATGTCCCGAACGAAGTGATCGACAAAGGCCTCGACTACTTCGAAAAGATGACCACTCGGCAAGGCAGCGTTGGGTACTCAGGAATTGGAGGAGGAGGTTCCAGGAATCTTCAAGCCATTTCCGGGCTGGTGATGGCGATCGGACACCGCAAAGATCTGGCTCAGTACCGCGGGGTGATGATGCAATTGACGTCCTCACTAGAAACATTCGAAAACGGCTACCCTTTTTACTTTCGGTATTACATGGCTCAGTCATTGTTTCAAGGAGACTTTGAAGCATGGCAAAAGTGGAACAACATCACAGTCAAACAACTCTCAGCACTCCAGAGAGATGACGGGAGTTTTCAAAGTTCGCACGGAGAAGCTTACGGGACAGCCATGTCCATGCTGGCAATGGCTCTCAACTATCGATTTCTCCCCATCTACGAACGCTGA